One segment of Marinobacter sediminum DNA contains the following:
- a CDS encoding lipase secretion chaperone, which yields MTIKALNRPLVLLIMAVVAGFWLMSGGQDSGTPKAAIPVVNEPRVSAPEEAPEEPVEQPSRMVGKASKAPLPERLPPSLAGTSVPSGWARLDGGGALIPTPELRQMFEYYLSALGEESLQQLVARIEKTLSVLDEPARSQALDTLGAYLDYKLAVSDLEAAFGGVDQLSAAEMQQRMEEIQALRRTWMDSQTAEAFFAQEEAVDRFQIEKLRIVRDDTLSAEQRQTALARAESELPEPVRSARKETRRFTDYEQARRKLADDPDALQAWREQAFGADTASRLAEVEQEQQAWDLRWQAYSSDRETLMSSGLAGPELEAAIVRLRRQHFSETEQVRARALDSIR from the coding sequence GTGACCATCAAAGCCCTTAACAGGCCGCTGGTGCTGCTGATAATGGCAGTTGTCGCTGGCTTCTGGTTAATGTCAGGAGGTCAGGACAGCGGTACACCGAAGGCTGCAATACCCGTCGTCAATGAGCCGCGTGTATCTGCCCCGGAGGAGGCGCCAGAAGAGCCCGTCGAGCAGCCATCCCGGATGGTGGGTAAGGCCAGCAAAGCCCCCTTGCCTGAGCGTTTACCGCCGTCACTGGCCGGCACGTCCGTACCCTCCGGATGGGCGAGGCTGGATGGCGGTGGCGCGCTGATCCCGACCCCGGAGTTGCGTCAGATGTTTGAGTATTATCTGTCAGCACTGGGTGAAGAATCCCTGCAGCAGCTGGTTGCCCGGATTGAAAAAACGCTGTCGGTCCTTGATGAACCGGCTCGCAGCCAGGCGTTGGACACGTTGGGTGCTTATCTGGATTACAAGTTGGCGGTATCGGATCTTGAAGCGGCCTTTGGTGGTGTTGACCAGCTTTCTGCTGCTGAAATGCAACAGAGGATGGAGGAAATACAGGCACTGCGCCGGACGTGGATGGACAGCCAGACAGCGGAAGCCTTTTTCGCGCAGGAAGAGGCTGTGGATCGATTCCAGATCGAGAAGTTGCGTATCGTCCGGGATGACACGTTGAGCGCGGAGCAGAGGCAAACGGCGCTTGCCCGGGCCGAATCGGAATTGCCAGAGCCTGTGAGGAGCGCCCGCAAGGAAACACGCCGTTTTACAGACTATGAACAGGCCCGCAGGAAGCTGGCGGATGATCCGGATGCCCTTCAGGCCTGGCGGGAACAAGCCTTTGGTGCGGACACCGCAAGTCGTCTCGCCGAAGTGGAACAGGAGCAGCAGGCCTGGGATTTGCGCTGGCAAGCCTATTCTTCAGACCGCGAAACATTGATGTCGTCCGGGCTTGCCGGTCCAGAGCTTGAGGCAGCCATCGTCCGGCTGCGGAGGCAGCATTTCAGTGAAACTGAACAGGTCCGGGCCCGGGCGCTCGATTCCATTCGGTAA
- a CDS encoding TetR/AcrR family transcriptional regulator, whose protein sequence is MAYRETEKMRQRKALARQRIIDCTYECVANGGFRSARITRIAGLADVATGTIYRHFESREDLFAEVFRLATQREVDKVAESLTTTGDATTRLESALRQFAERALRGPVMAWSLIAEPVDPKVEEERLAYRKAYAGLFEQAILEGIKEGCVPDQDARQSSTCLVGAIAESLVGPLSPTQSSQASATTTDNDHSLVNAIIRFCMQGLTGTRS, encoded by the coding sequence ATGGCCTACCGTGAAACCGAGAAAATGCGCCAACGCAAAGCCCTGGCGCGACAACGGATTATTGACTGCACCTATGAATGCGTTGCCAACGGCGGTTTCCGCAGCGCCCGGATTACCCGGATAGCAGGCTTGGCCGACGTTGCCACGGGCACCATCTATCGGCACTTCGAATCACGGGAAGACCTGTTTGCGGAAGTATTCCGGCTGGCCACCCAGAGAGAAGTGGACAAGGTTGCCGAGTCGCTCACCACAACTGGCGACGCCACAACCCGGCTTGAGTCTGCCCTGAGACAGTTCGCCGAGCGGGCGTTGCGTGGTCCGGTGATGGCCTGGTCGCTGATTGCCGAACCAGTAGACCCAAAGGTGGAAGAGGAACGACTGGCATACCGAAAGGCATATGCAGGCCTGTTCGAGCAAGCAATCCTCGAAGGCATCAAGGAGGGGTGCGTTCCAGATCAGGACGCCCGCCAAAGCAGCACCTGCCTGGTTGGCGCCATTGCGGAGAGTCTGGTGGGGCCGCTGTCACCGACCCAGTCCAGCCAGGCATCCGCCACCACAACAGACAATGATCATTCACTGGTCAACGCCATCATTCGCTTTTGCATGCAGGGGTTGACCGGCACACGGAGCTAA
- a CDS encoding isovaleryl-CoA dehydrogenase, which produces MNAGQPYPEVPDNEDESRYLATTHEVFNQPPALENYNLFDQDTALQQAVHREGAGAATEDLRQFGALAGAAETIDLGFRANSNKPVFNTHDRFGHRIDEVDFHPAYHELMRIALENGLHSSPWTHPGKGAHVARAARYYMHSQVEAAHCCPVTMTFAAIPTIRKQPELAKDWEQRILANGYDPRNAPDSLKTSVTIGMAMTEKQGGSDVRANTTRAYPIGAEGAGQAYELVGHKWFVSAPMCDAFLVLAQTRGGLSCFLMPRWRPDGTKNPWHVQRLKNKMGNVANASSEAELRGALAWMVGNEGRGVPTIIEMVAMTRFDCMIGSSAGMRQAVAQATHHCRHRSAFGNRLIEQPLMQNVLADLALESEAALAYTMRIARALDNQDQEHERLLARLATPVGKYWICKRTPNHAYEAMECIGGSGVMEDCIMPRLFRESPVNAIWEGSGNVQCLDTLRALHKEPETLDAFFREAAEAKGADRRFDRFLAQLQNDFADISDFQYRARNLVDRMALVMQASLLIRHSDKAVADAFCAARLESAGGMNYGNLPSGTDPAAIIKRATPVVG; this is translated from the coding sequence ATGAACGCAGGGCAGCCTTACCCCGAAGTCCCGGACAATGAGGATGAAAGTCGCTACCTGGCGACCACTCACGAGGTGTTCAACCAACCCCCTGCCCTGGAGAACTACAACCTCTTCGACCAGGACACTGCCCTGCAGCAAGCTGTTCACAGGGAGGGCGCCGGGGCAGCAACAGAAGACCTGAGACAGTTTGGCGCCCTCGCTGGCGCCGCGGAAACCATTGATCTTGGCTTCCGCGCCAACAGCAACAAACCAGTCTTCAATACCCACGACCGGTTTGGCCATCGCATCGATGAAGTGGATTTCCACCCCGCCTATCATGAGCTGATGCGCATTGCCCTGGAAAACGGCCTGCACAGCAGCCCGTGGACGCATCCCGGCAAGGGCGCCCACGTAGCCCGTGCCGCCAGGTATTACATGCACTCCCAGGTGGAAGCAGCACACTGCTGCCCGGTGACCATGACCTTTGCAGCCATTCCCACCATCCGCAAACAGCCGGAGCTGGCAAAAGACTGGGAACAGCGCATTCTGGCCAATGGCTATGATCCGCGCAATGCTCCGGACAGCCTGAAAACCTCGGTCACTATTGGCATGGCCATGACCGAAAAGCAGGGTGGCAGTGATGTTCGTGCGAACACTACCAGGGCCTACCCGATCGGAGCGGAAGGGGCGGGGCAGGCCTATGAACTTGTTGGCCACAAATGGTTTGTGTCCGCCCCCATGTGCGACGCCTTTCTGGTGCTGGCACAGACCCGAGGCGGGTTATCCTGTTTTCTGATGCCTCGCTGGCGCCCCGATGGCACCAAGAACCCATGGCACGTCCAGCGCCTTAAGAACAAGATGGGCAACGTCGCCAACGCCTCAAGCGAGGCCGAATTACGCGGCGCTCTGGCGTGGATGGTCGGCAACGAAGGTCGTGGTGTTCCCACCATTATTGAAATGGTGGCCATGACCCGTTTTGACTGCATGATCGGCAGCTCCGCCGGCATGCGCCAGGCTGTGGCCCAGGCCACCCACCACTGCCGGCATCGCAGTGCCTTTGGCAATCGCCTGATCGAACAACCCCTGATGCAGAACGTTCTGGCAGATCTTGCTCTGGAGAGCGAAGCTGCCCTTGCCTACACCATGCGTATCGCCCGCGCCCTGGATAATCAGGACCAGGAACATGAGCGCTTACTGGCACGCCTCGCCACACCAGTTGGCAAATACTGGATTTGTAAACGCACCCCGAACCATGCCTACGAAGCAATGGAGTGCATAGGCGGCAGTGGCGTCATGGAAGACTGCATCATGCCCCGGTTGTTCAGGGAATCGCCGGTCAACGCCATCTGGGAGGGTAGTGGTAATGTACAGTGCCTGGACACCCTCCGCGCGCTTCACAAGGAACCGGAAACCCTCGACGCGTTCTTCCGGGAAGCCGCTGAGGCCAAAGGAGCCGACAGACGGTTTGATCGGTTCCTTGCGCAACTGCAGAATGACTTCGCCGACATCAGCGATTTCCAGTACCGGGCACGTAACCTGGTGGACCGCATGGCACTGGTCATGCAGGCCTCTTTGCTGATCCGCCACTCAGACAAAGCCGTCGCAGACGCCTTCTGCGCCGCCCGACTGGAATCCGCAGGCGGCATGAATTATGGCAACCTGCCCTCGGGCACCGACCCCGCAGCCATTATCAAACGGGCAACGCCTGTAGTAGGCTGA
- a CDS encoding DUF503 domain-containing protein: protein MSEALRKLLSQSGPQPVITPHVGVLTLHFQLYGCEDLKAKRKVFTALRAVWGKEADLAVAETADQDALDCATWTIAALGTSSQQITQRLDQVEKAIEERVDAAILDIHREIL, encoded by the coding sequence ATGTCTGAAGCCCTGAGAAAACTCCTGTCCCAGTCCGGCCCGCAGCCGGTGATCACCCCGCATGTGGGCGTGCTGACCCTGCACTTCCAGCTCTACGGCTGTGAAGATCTCAAAGCCAAACGAAAGGTATTCACGGCGCTCCGGGCAGTGTGGGGCAAAGAGGCGGACCTGGCCGTGGCCGAAACTGCTGATCAGGACGCGCTCGATTGCGCAACCTGGACCATCGCCGCCCTCGGCACCTCCTCGCAGCAGATCACCCAACGTCTCGATCAGGTAGAAAAAGCCATCGAAGAACGGGTGGATGCTGCCATACTGGATATACACCGGGAGATTCTCTGA
- the panP gene encoding pyridoxal-dependent aspartate 1-decarboxylase PanP, with protein sequence MTGKKKSAQASVEAMYRVFTVPEAPESTLSRIDQNISRNLAGFLQEHIVALERDLSDVEKDFSDYDIPEKPVFVSEQAQFLLDKLVANSVHTASPAFIGHMTSALPYFMLPLSKIMIALNQNLVKTETSKAFTPMERQVLGMIHRLVYEEDGAFYRKWMHDPRFALGAMCSGGTVANLTALWVARNRAFPAEGSFRGLHQEGLFRALKYYGYEGAAIVVSRRGHYSLRKAADVLGLGRESLVPVETDDENRIQTDALRDKCLELQRQKIKVMAICGVAGTTETGNVDPLDGMADIAREFGAHFHVDAAWGGPTLFSRTHKYLLRGIEKADSVTFDAHKQLYVPMGVGLVVFKDPSLASAVEHHAQYIIRKGSRDLGSTTLEGSRPGMSMLIHSGLKILAREGYEILIDQGIEKAATFAEMIEAGRDFELVTKPELNILTYRYCPEKVQQALAIADPLQAEKLNTCLNRITKFIQKTQRERGKAFVSRTRLEPARYYHFPCIVFRVVLANPLTTREILTDILAEQQELSADEGIQDEMDILHHMADTVLNQHQPDAREA encoded by the coding sequence ATGACCGGAAAGAAAAAATCCGCACAGGCCTCAGTCGAGGCCATGTATCGCGTATTCACGGTGCCAGAGGCGCCGGAATCAACGCTGAGCCGGATCGACCAGAACATTTCCCGTAATCTTGCAGGCTTCCTGCAGGAGCACATTGTTGCGCTCGAACGTGACCTTTCGGATGTGGAAAAGGACTTCTCGGACTATGACATCCCCGAGAAGCCCGTGTTCGTCTCCGAGCAGGCCCAGTTCCTGCTGGACAAGCTGGTAGCCAATTCTGTTCATACCGCTTCCCCTGCGTTCATCGGGCATATGACCTCGGCACTGCCCTATTTCATGCTGCCGTTGTCAAAGATCATGATCGCACTCAACCAGAACCTGGTTAAGACCGAGACCTCCAAGGCGTTCACCCCCATGGAGCGGCAAGTGCTGGGCATGATTCACCGCCTGGTTTACGAGGAAGACGGCGCCTTTTACCGCAAATGGATGCACGACCCCCGTTTTGCCCTTGGTGCAATGTGCTCCGGAGGCACCGTCGCCAACCTGACTGCGCTCTGGGTGGCCCGCAACCGCGCGTTCCCGGCCGAGGGCAGTTTCCGCGGCCTGCATCAGGAAGGCCTGTTCAGAGCCCTGAAATACTATGGGTACGAAGGTGCCGCGATCGTGGTATCCCGTCGTGGTCACTACTCCCTGCGTAAGGCCGCCGATGTTCTTGGTCTGGGTCGGGAGTCTCTGGTGCCGGTGGAGACGGACGACGAAAACCGCATCCAGACTGATGCACTACGAGATAAATGCCTGGAACTGCAACGGCAGAAGATCAAGGTCATGGCAATTTGCGGGGTCGCCGGTACAACCGAGACAGGCAACGTCGACCCACTTGATGGCATGGCGGATATCGCCCGGGAATTCGGCGCCCACTTCCATGTGGATGCGGCTTGGGGCGGCCCCACCCTGTTCTCACGCACCCACAAATATCTGCTCCGCGGCATCGAGAAGGCCGATTCGGTCACCTTTGACGCCCATAAACAGCTTTATGTGCCCATGGGTGTGGGCCTTGTGGTCTTCAAGGACCCCAGCCTAGCCAGTGCCGTCGAACACCACGCCCAGTACATTATCCGGAAAGGCTCGCGGGATCTTGGCAGCACGACCCTCGAAGGCTCCCGCCCGGGCATGTCCATGCTGATCCATTCGGGCCTGAAGATCCTGGCGCGTGAAGGCTACGAAATCCTGATTGATCAGGGCATTGAGAAGGCCGCGACCTTTGCGGAGATGATCGAAGCAGGGCGGGATTTCGAGCTGGTCACCAAACCAGAGCTGAACATCCTCACCTACCGCTATTGCCCCGAGAAGGTCCAGCAGGCTCTGGCAATCGCTGATCCGCTGCAGGCAGAGAAACTCAACACCTGCCTGAACCGCATCACCAAGTTCATCCAGAAAACCCAGCGGGAACGGGGCAAGGCGTTCGTCTCCCGAACCCGGCTGGAACCCGCCCGGTACTATCACTTCCCGTGCATCGTTTTCCGGGTGGTTCTGGCCAATCCGCTGACCACACGTGAAATACTGACAGACATTCTGGCCGAACAGCAGGAGCTGTCAGCGGATGAAGGGATCCAGGATGAGATGGACATTCTGCACCATATGGCTGATACCGTGTTAAATCAGCACCAGCCAGATGCCAGAGAGGCCTGA
- a CDS encoding inorganic phosphate transporter → MARSSGFLDTILTSPSTERYRVGISLLFLLGIWLTVGAFSQGMPNSMLLMAAAVIGGYMAINIGANDVANNVGPAVGSGALSLGAAVVLAAIFESSGALIAGGDVVSTIKGGIIDPSSLGSGQAFVWLMTAALLAGALWLNLATWMGAPVSTTHSIVGGVLGAGIAAGGWGIADWAVMGKIAASWVISPVLGGALAALFLLMIKKTVLYRKDVVPAARTFVPWLVAVMAWAFGTYLMVKGVKKIVKVDFLEASLVGLAAAAIVFFAVRAMVSRRAATMENSPSGVSALFTWPLIFAAALLSFAHGANDVANAIGPLAAINDALSSGAVVTSASIPLWVMMVGALGLAVGLMLFGPRLIKTVGSEITELDKTRAFCVALSAALTVILASQLGLPVSSTHIAIGGVFGVGFLREYLKSNYATQLHKIMEHHDPEEQKRLKPFLDDFRNASVEEMESLLKQAKKEKQVPLSKSERKRLKKIYREEMVKRSHLVRIAAAWIITVPASGIMAAILFFTLRGLLI, encoded by the coding sequence ATGGCCCGTTCAAGCGGATTTCTGGACACGATACTTACCAGCCCCTCCACGGAACGATACAGGGTCGGAATCAGCCTGCTGTTTTTACTCGGCATTTGGCTGACCGTTGGTGCTTTCAGCCAAGGAATGCCCAATAGCATGTTGCTGATGGCGGCCGCAGTCATCGGCGGCTATATGGCAATTAATATTGGCGCTAATGACGTAGCCAACAATGTGGGCCCGGCGGTGGGGTCCGGCGCGCTATCGCTTGGTGCTGCGGTCGTTTTGGCGGCCATTTTTGAATCTTCCGGCGCCCTGATTGCCGGTGGCGATGTGGTCTCGACCATCAAGGGCGGTATCATTGATCCCTCGTCACTTGGGAGCGGACAGGCTTTTGTCTGGTTGATGACAGCGGCTCTGCTCGCTGGCGCACTCTGGCTTAATCTGGCGACCTGGATGGGTGCGCCGGTATCCACTACGCATTCGATTGTCGGGGGTGTTCTCGGTGCCGGTATTGCTGCTGGTGGCTGGGGTATTGCCGATTGGGCGGTGATGGGCAAGATTGCTGCGAGCTGGGTGATTTCTCCTGTTCTCGGTGGTGCCCTTGCCGCGCTTTTCCTGCTGATGATCAAGAAAACGGTGCTTTACAGGAAGGATGTTGTGCCGGCTGCGCGGACCTTTGTGCCCTGGCTGGTGGCGGTTATGGCCTGGGCTTTCGGCACCTATCTGATGGTTAAGGGTGTCAAGAAAATCGTCAAGGTGGACTTTCTTGAGGCCTCACTGGTCGGTCTGGCTGCCGCAGCTATTGTTTTTTTCGCAGTTCGCGCCATGGTAAGCCGTCGTGCGGCAACGATGGAAAACAGCCCGAGTGGCGTAAGCGCACTGTTCACCTGGCCGCTGATCTTTGCGGCGGCGCTCTTGAGCTTTGCCCATGGCGCAAATGACGTTGCCAACGCTATCGGGCCGCTGGCGGCCATCAACGATGCCTTGTCCTCAGGCGCCGTAGTGACTTCTGCCAGCATTCCTCTGTGGGTAATGATGGTTGGTGCGCTGGGGCTGGCCGTCGGCCTGATGCTGTTTGGCCCGCGCCTGATCAAGACGGTGGGTAGTGAAATTACCGAGCTGGATAAAACCCGCGCCTTCTGCGTGGCGCTCTCGGCGGCCCTGACGGTCATTCTCGCCTCACAGCTTGGCCTGCCTGTCAGTTCCACCCATATCGCCATTGGTGGCGTATTTGGTGTCGGTTTTCTGAGGGAGTATCTGAAGTCCAATTACGCAACCCAGTTGCACAAGATCATGGAGCATCACGATCCGGAAGAGCAGAAGCGCCTCAAGCCGTTCCTCGATGATTTCCGCAATGCATCTGTGGAGGAAATGGAGAGCCTGCTAAAACAGGCGAAGAAGGAAAAGCAGGTGCCCCTGTCCAAATCCGAGCGCAAACGTCTGAAGAAAATCTATCGGGAAGAAATGGTCAAACGCTCGCACCTGGTGAGAATTGCAGCCGCCTGGATCATTACTGTGCCGGCCTCTGGCATTATGGCCGCCATCCTGTTCTTTACCTTGCGCGGCTTGCTGATCTGA
- a CDS encoding GGDEF domain-containing protein: MTEHTTTSHQAAGEREDAQVSLLLTWLSAMAIAFLVAIGGKAWFAGHDTHAWVLWAFAVLVAFNMASFARIGNRTLQKGGLLTIVGLLLAYLIASGGESNTGPLWFYVFPPLLFYLTNLKTGTAILLFCYLIAVVVFQFPGLPLIAAEYSLDFKIRFFASLTFESIFCFVLEASRLKARNELVELAQTQEHAAKTDELTGLSNRRDMQNRLTNEFSRYQRSGHHFSIALIDLDLFKSINDQFGHDAGDEVLRAFSTMMNAIIRQTDVASRWGGEEFLILLPDTSLLQALTLAERLRAEVAKNRFVFQGAELPVTISAGVCSIAKAGSIGDLLKQADIHLYNAKQAGRNRIAPRVRSQSVEVTEESQA; encoded by the coding sequence ATGACAGAACACACCACAACCAGCCACCAGGCCGCCGGTGAGCGGGAGGATGCCCAGGTTTCACTCCTGCTCACCTGGCTTTCGGCAATGGCCATCGCCTTCCTGGTCGCCATTGGAGGCAAAGCCTGGTTTGCAGGGCACGACACTCACGCCTGGGTGCTCTGGGCCTTTGCTGTGCTGGTCGCTTTCAATATGGCATCCTTCGCCAGAATCGGTAACCGCACTTTACAGAAAGGCGGCCTGCTCACCATCGTGGGCCTTTTGCTGGCCTACCTGATTGCCTCTGGCGGCGAGAGCAACACCGGGCCTTTGTGGTTTTATGTATTCCCCCCACTGCTGTTCTACCTGACCAACCTGAAAACAGGAACGGCAATCCTGCTTTTCTGTTACCTGATCGCAGTGGTTGTGTTCCAGTTTCCCGGATTGCCACTGATCGCAGCGGAATACAGCCTGGATTTTAAAATCCGCTTTTTTGCGTCACTGACGTTCGAATCCATTTTCTGCTTTGTGCTTGAGGCCAGCCGGCTGAAAGCGCGTAATGAACTGGTCGAACTGGCCCAGACCCAGGAGCATGCTGCCAAGACCGACGAACTCACGGGCCTCTCGAATCGCCGCGACATGCAAAACCGGCTAACCAACGAATTCTCCCGTTACCAGCGCTCAGGACACCACTTCTCCATTGCCCTGATCGATCTTGATCTGTTCAAGAGCATCAACGACCAGTTTGGCCATGATGCTGGCGACGAGGTGCTTCGTGCGTTCTCTACCATGATGAATGCCATCATCCGACAGACAGACGTGGCCAGCCGCTGGGGCGGAGAGGAGTTTTTGATTCTGCTGCCGGATACCTCCCTGCTCCAGGCACTCACCCTGGCCGAACGGCTTCGCGCGGAAGTCGCCAAAAACCGGTTCGTTTTTCAGGGGGCGGAGCTCCCCGTCACCATCAGCGCCGGTGTCTGCTCAATAGCCAAAGCCGGCTCGATCGGAGACCTGCTTAAACAAGCCGATATCCACCTGTATAACGCCAAGCAAGCCGGCCGAAACCGCATTGCGCCTCGCGTCCGCAGTCAGAGTGTTGAGGTAACCGAAGAGTCACAGGCTTGA
- a CDS encoding flavodoxin encodes MTAIRILVGSVYGGALLTAREIKKSLENQGYPITVLENPALEDITANDDALLVCTSTTGQGEIPANLLPFYVSLRDQLPQQPGRPFGIIVLGDSSYGDTFCGAGDLMEEALYETAARKIGDTLRIDALETMEPESEALPWVREWLNQL; translated from the coding sequence ATGACTGCCATACGAATTCTGGTGGGCAGCGTCTACGGCGGCGCGCTGCTGACTGCCCGGGAAATCAAAAAGAGCCTTGAGAACCAAGGGTACCCGATCACGGTACTTGAAAACCCTGCCCTGGAAGACATCACTGCCAACGATGATGCGCTGCTGGTGTGTACCTCCACCACAGGCCAGGGTGAAATTCCTGCCAACCTGCTCCCGTTCTATGTTTCTCTGCGAGACCAGCTGCCCCAGCAACCCGGTCGGCCCTTCGGGATCATCGTGCTGGGCGACAGCTCCTATGGCGATACCTTTTGTGGCGCAGGCGACCTGATGGAAGAGGCGCTTTATGAAACGGCGGCCCGGAAGATCGGTGACACCCTGCGCATTGATGCACTGGAGACCATGGAACCGGAGAGCGAGGCGTTGCCGTGGGTGAGGGAATGGCTTAACCAGCTGTGA
- a CDS encoding acyl-CoA thioesterase, whose amino-acid sequence MLEVTKKLVDLLDLSPIGDDHFQGDSEDLGFPNVFGGQVLGQALMAASRTVEGRPCHSLHAYFLRPGNHSMPIDYEVQRVRDGGSFSVRRVIARQAGKEILTGSMSFQVAEEGFEHQLEMPDAPAPDSLKSEHEWSRLIAPHAPEKMRKSLTRDRPIEIRPVDPVNPFKPEKRPPHKQSWLRAQGKLPDDPVLHQCLLTYASDFHFLGTSLNPHGVTFNTKNLQVASLDHAIWFHRGFRMDEWLLYDKDSPSASAGRGFNRGNVFNQDGVLVASTTQEALIRQR is encoded by the coding sequence ATGCTTGAAGTAACAAAAAAGCTGGTGGATTTGCTGGATCTTTCACCTATTGGCGATGACCACTTTCAGGGTGACAGTGAAGATCTGGGCTTTCCCAATGTATTCGGCGGCCAGGTTCTGGGGCAGGCGCTGATGGCGGCCAGCCGAACTGTGGAAGGCCGTCCGTGTCATTCACTGCATGCCTACTTCCTGCGCCCCGGCAACCACAGCATGCCCATCGATTATGAAGTGCAGCGTGTGCGCGACGGAGGCAGTTTTTCCGTCCGCCGCGTGATTGCACGTCAGGCAGGCAAGGAGATACTGACCGGCTCGATGTCGTTTCAGGTTGCGGAAGAGGGCTTTGAACATCAGCTCGAAATGCCCGATGCTCCGGCACCGGATAGCCTCAAGTCCGAGCATGAGTGGAGTAGACTCATCGCCCCACATGCGCCTGAAAAAATGCGCAAATCCCTGACCCGGGATCGACCGATTGAAATTCGCCCGGTGGATCCCGTTAACCCGTTCAAGCCGGAAAAACGGCCACCTCATAAACAGAGCTGGCTCCGCGCCCAGGGCAAGCTGCCGGATGATCCGGTGCTGCACCAGTGCCTGCTGACCTATGCGTCGGACTTTCACTTCCTTGGGACCTCCCTGAATCCTCATGGTGTGACGTTTAACACCAAAAATCTTCAGGTAGCCAGCCTGGATCATGCCATTTGGTTCCACCGTGGCTTCCGCATGGACGAGTGGCTCCTGTACGACAAGGACAGCCCCAGTGCTTCGGCCGGACGTGGATTCAATCGGGGCAACGTCTTCAACCAGGACGGTGTACTGGTGGCCTCCACTACTCAGGAAGCATTGATCCGTCAGCGCTGA
- a CDS encoding NAD(P)/FAD-dependent oxidoreductase gives MTEQAPIVIVGTGLSGYSLAREIRKHDKATPIVMVTADDGVSYSKPMLSTGFTKAKDADGLAQASTDTMADQLGVQLRTFTTVTGIDPEAHELILGDDRLGYSKLVLAWGADVIRLSLAGDGQEHVFSINDLMDYRAFRKALAEGKRVAIMGAGLIGCEFANDLRNGDYEVDVIAPSDVVMPGLLPAVAANAVQEELENLGVHFHLETVVERIDRAGQGVRLTLANGEAVEADLVISAVGLRPRTGLAEAAGIETGRGIAVNRALETSARDIYAMGDCAEVDGNVLLYVLPLMACARSLAKTLTGERTEVSYGTMPVMIKTPCCPTAVCPPPPDVAGDWEVEQDGTDVKALFRSKEGKILGFAVTGRFAVEKQALSKEVPPIHS, from the coding sequence ATGACTGAGCAGGCCCCCATCGTTATTGTCGGCACCGGGTTGTCCGGCTATTCACTGGCGCGGGAAATCCGAAAGCACGACAAGGCCACACCGATTGTGATGGTGACGGCCGACGATGGCGTCAGTTATTCCAAGCCCATGCTGTCTACCGGCTTTACCAAGGCCAAGGATGCGGACGGGCTCGCCCAGGCATCGACGGACACAATGGCCGATCAGCTCGGAGTGCAGCTTCGGACCTTTACTACAGTCACCGGTATTGATCCTGAGGCCCATGAACTGATTCTGGGTGATGACCGGCTTGGGTACAGCAAGCTTGTGCTGGCCTGGGGCGCGGACGTGATTCGTCTGTCCCTTGCAGGGGATGGACAGGAACACGTGTTTTCCATTAATGACCTGATGGATTACCGGGCTTTCCGAAAAGCACTGGCTGAAGGCAAGCGAGTGGCCATCATGGGTGCCGGCCTTATTGGCTGTGAGTTTGCCAATGACCTCCGCAATGGAGACTACGAGGTGGATGTGATCGCGCCATCCGATGTGGTGATGCCCGGGCTTTTGCCTGCAGTCGCCGCCAATGCGGTTCAGGAGGAGCTGGAAAACCTTGGTGTTCATTTTCATCTTGAGACCGTGGTTGAGCGGATCGATCGTGCCGGCCAGGGCGTGCGCCTCACCCTTGCCAATGGAGAGGCTGTTGAAGCTGATCTGGTTATATCGGCAGTCGGCCTGCGCCCGCGTACCGGGCTTGCGGAAGCGGCAGGCATCGAGACCGGACGTGGTATCGCAGTCAACCGGGCTCTGGAAACCTCGGCAAGAGATATCTATGCAATGGGGGATTGCGCCGAGGTGGATGGTAATGTGTTGCTTTATGTTCTGCCTCTGATGGCCTGTGCCAGGTCACTGGCGAAAACCCTGACCGGTGAGCGGACGGAAGTCAGCTACGGCACCATGCCGGTGATGATCAAGACACCGTGCTGTCCTACAGCAGTTTGTCCGCCGCCCCCCGACGTTGCCGGAGATTGGGAGGTGGAACAGGATGGCACCGATGTAAAGGCGCTGTTCCGAAGCAAGGAAGGTAAAATTCTGGGCTTTGCCGTGACTGGCCGGTTTGCGGTTGAAAAGCAGGCGCTGTCGAAAGAAGTGCCACCTATTCATAGTTAA
- a CDS encoding rubredoxin encodes MKKWQCVVCGLIYDEAEGWPEDGIEPGTKWEDVPEDWICPDCGVGKEDFEMIEIG; translated from the coding sequence ATGAAGAAGTGGCAGTGTGTGGTTTGCGGCCTGATATACGATGAGGCGGAAGGCTGGCCGGAAGACGGTATCGAGCCCGGTACAAAGTGGGAAGACGTACCGGAAGACTGGATTTGCCCCGATTGCGGTGTAGGCAAGGAAGACTTTGAAATGATTGAGATCGGCTGA